In Fragaria vesca subsp. vesca linkage group LG5, FraVesHawaii_1.0, whole genome shotgun sequence, the genomic stretch GTTAGTGCTTAGATTACGCAATTTATAACAGTCCGTATAATGTATGGCTTTTTATTTTATCTTTCAGTACATCCTATTCATTTTAGAGTTGTACATGTTTGATTAGCTACGTTAAATGGACTTTATTCTGAAGGTGGTTATCAAAACTCCTTTGGTTATTAGTAGCAGAAACTAACCACTGAGCGTGTTTGCCTTAGACTGTATGAAATTTCAGAGATTATGCAGTGCAATTTTTCCTCTTTTTCATATGGTTTGACAGAACTGTTGCTTGTAGGCTTGTTGGTAGAGTCATAGACAGATCTTCGCAGTAACTTGTAAATATGTTTTGTTAGATGTGAATGAACAATCAACAGCCTAGTGAATGTTGCTAACGATTTACTGTTGTGGAAAACTTGGAATAATTTTCACCTTCTTTTGTCAAGCTTCAGGGTCTATTTGTACATGGCCAAAGTCAACAAGTTGCGCCGCAAATCTGACTCTCAGTCCTTGAGGAGGACACCATATGTGCTAAGGGCTGTTAAAGATGTCTGTGCGAAAAAGAAATCTGCCAAACCATTGAAGAAGAAAGATTGGGAAGATGTGAACTGTTCAGTGTGTATGGAATCTCCTCACAATGCAGTTCTCCTCCTTTGTTCCTCTTATGATAAGGGATGCCGCCCTTATATGTGTGCTACTGACCATCGCTATTCCAACTGTCTTGAACAATACCAAAAAGCATACACAAAGGTATCTTCTATTCAGAATTCGCAAGAGTGGGATTTATCAGTTGGATATTTAGGTTTCAATTCTAGTGAAGGGGAGCCCATTGAGAAAGGGGAGAAACCAGAGCTTCTATGCCCACTTTGTCGTGGGCAGGTTAAGGGTTGCACAGTGGTGGAACGTGCAAGGAAACATCTTAATGCCAAGAAGAGAACTTGCCTGCAGGATAAGTGCTCATTCTCTGGAACTTATAGAGAACTCAAGAAACATGTCAAGTCAAAGCACCCATTGGCACGGCCCCGGGCAGTGGATCCTGTACTGCAAGAAAAATGGAAGAAGCTTGAGGGCGAAAGAGAGAGGAATGATGTAATCAGCACCATAATGTCTTCTACACCAGGGGCAGTGGTCCTTGGGGATTATGTGTTGGAGCCTAACCATGATGGCATTTACAGTGATTCCGATTCTGAACTAGATGACTACATTGATGATTTGGGTTTTGGGCCATTTGTGGGTCTAAGTGGTGCTCTTTTCTCACAGCGGAGGTTTCAAACGGACTATGACTCTTTGGATGATGATGATGATTTTTCACGTGCTGCAGCTTCTATTTCTTCTGTTGCACCTCGACGCAGTTTCCCAAGAAACCGGGTGATATTTGGTAGGCCAAGGCGGCGTCGTAGAAACAGAGAAGAACGTGCACCTGGACGATTTGTGTGATATAAGTTACCTAGAATCTGGGAAGTCTTGGGTTCTGCTTTTACAATTTGCATCTTTTCTGTATTCATCTCATTGCTGCACATTGTTGTAATGGTATTCCTTAGCATTTTTGTTAATTATTGTCAACTAAGGCAGTTGACTCCAACTTTTCCTTTATCATCAGCATTGCTTCTTTTGCCTGATGCCCCACACTGTGATTAGTAATAGGTTTACTGATTAACAGATTGTAGATAAACAAATACCAGAGCATTGCTGGTGGATGTTTTAGGGTGTTGCCATGCCTTGAGTATTCTCATAGGTTGCAACGATTTGCTCTTTGCTGCCATTTGAACTGGGAAATGAGTTGTGCTTTCATTTACTCTTTTCTTGATTCTTAGATTTGCTCTTGGCTTCCACTTGAACAGGGAAATGAAATTGTGCTTTCATTTTATTCTCTTCGTGATTCTTAAACCAGTATTTCTCGTCTGTAGATTCTTGTAGACAATTTTCAGCAGCTGTACAGTTTTTTCAGTTTCTTTATTATCTTTAGTGTTCGGGCTCTATATTGTATGATCTGTGCTCTGTTTTGCCTCCGTTTTTTGCTTTTTTTCTTTATTGTCCTCTGTTTCGTAATCTTTGCACAAAGTGCGAGGTATGTTAAGAAACGTCTGTGGAAGCTTATTTAGTTTTGGAGTTGTTTTCTGAATATAAGCTGGTTATGCCTGCAACTCCAGATGCTTGTTAGGCTTTACATATACATATGACCCAGTTTTTCAAGGAACTGTAAATTCTATTTCTATGAAA encodes the following:
- the LOC101294950 gene encoding uncharacterized protein LOC101294950, whose protein sequence is MAKVNKLRRKSDSQSLRRTPYVLRAVKDVCAKKKSAKPLKKKDWEDVNCSVCMESPHNAVLLLCSSYDKGCRPYMCATDHRYSNCLEQYQKAYTKVSSIQNSQEWDLSVGYLGFNSSEGEPIEKGEKPELLCPLCRGQVKGCTVVERARKHLNAKKRTCLQDKCSFSGTYRELKKHVKSKHPLARPRAVDPVLQEKWKKLEGERERNDVISTIMSSTPGAVVLGDYVLEPNHDGIYSDSDSELDDYIDDLGFGPFVGLSGALFSQRRFQTDYDSLDDDDDFSRAAASISSVAPRRSFPRNRVIFGRPRRRRRNREERAPGRFV